Part of the Erwinia amylovora genome is shown below.
CTGGCGTTGTAAGGTTAAGCCTCACGGGTCATTAGTACCGGTTAGCTCAACGCATCGCTGCGCTTACACACCCGGCCTATCAACGTCGTCGTCTTCAACGTCCCTTCAGGACTCTCAAGGAGTCAGGGAAGATTCATCTCGAGGCAAGTTTCGCGCTTAGATGCTTTCAGCGCTTATCTTTTCCGCACTTAGCTACCGGGCAATGCCATTGGCATGACAACCCGAACACCAGCGGTGCGTTCACTCCGGTCCTCTCGTACTAGGAGCAACCCCTCTCAATCTTCCAGCGCCCACGGCAGATAGGGACCGAACTGTCTCACGACGTTCTAAACCCAGCTCGCGTACCACTTTAAACGGCGAACAGCCGTACCCTTGGGACCTACTTCAGCCCCAGGATGTGATGAGCCGACATCGAGGTGCCAAACACCGCCGTCGATATGAACTCTTGGGCGGTATCAGCCTGTTATCCCCGGAGTACCTTTTATCCGTTGAGCGATGGCCCTTCCATTCAGAACCACCGGATCACTATGACCTGCTTTCGCACCTGCTCGAGCCGTCACTCTCGCAGTCAAGCCAGCTTATGCCATTGCACTAACCTCACGATGTCCGACCGTGATTAGCTGACCTTCGTGCTCCTCCGTTACTCTTTGGGAGGAGACCGCCCCAGTCAAACTACCCACCAGACACTGTCCCCACGCCGGGTAACGGCGCCAGGTTAGAACATCAAACGTTAAAGGGTGGTATTTCAAGGTTGGCTCCACGCAGACTGGCGTCCACGCTTCGAAGCCTCCCACCTATCCTACACATCAAGGCTCAATGTTCAGTGTCAAGCTGTAGTAAAGGTTCACGGGGTCTTTCCGTCTTGCCGCGGGTACACTGCATCTTCACAGCGAGTTCAATTTCACTGAGTCTCGGGTGGAGACAGCCTGGCCATCATTACGCCATTCGTGCAGGTCGGAACTTACCCGACAAGGAATTTCGCTACCTTAGGACCGTTATAGTTACGGCCGCCGTTTACCGGGGCTTCGATCAAGAGCTTCTCCTTGCGGATAACCCCATCAATTAACCTTCCGGCACCGGGCAGGCGTCACACCGTATACGTCCACTTTCGTGTTTGCACAGTGCTGTGTTTTTAATAAACAGTTGCAGCCAGCTGGTATCTTCGACTGGCTTCAGCTCCACGAGCAAGTCGCTTCACCTACGCGCCAGCGTGCCTTCTCCCGAAGTTACGGCACCATTTTGCCTAGTTCCTTCACCCGAGTTCTCTCAAGCGCCTTGGTATTCTCTACCTGACCACCTGTGTCGGTTTGGGGTACGATTGGATGTTACCTGATGCTTAGAGGCTTTTCCTGGAAGCAGGGCATTTGTTACTTCAGCACCGTGGTGCCTCGTCATCACGCCTCAGCCTTAAAGAGTTCCGGATTTGCCTGGAACTCAAGCCTGCACGCTTAAACCGGGACAACCGTCGCCCGGCTAACATAGCCTTCTCCGTCCCCCCTTCGCAGTAACACCCAGTACGGGAATATTAACCCGTTTCCCATCGACTACGCCTTTCGGCCTCGCCTTAGGGGTCGACTCACCCTGCCCCGATTAACGTTGGACAGGAACCCTTGGTCTTCCGGCGAGCGGGCTTTTCACCCGCTTTATCGTTACTTATGTCAGCATTCGCACTTCTGATACCTCCAGCATGCCTCACAGCACACCTTCGACGGCTTACAGAACGCTCCCCTACCCAACAACGCATTCGCGCCGCTGCCGCAGCTTCGGTGCATGGTTTAGCCCCGTTACATCTTCCGCGCAGGCCGACTCGACCAGTGAGCTATTACGCTTTCTTTAAATGATGGCTGCTTCTAAGCCAACATCCTGGCTGTCTGTGCCTTCCCACATCGTTTCCCACTTAACCATGACTTTGGGACCTTAGCTGGCGGTCTGGGTTGTTTCCCTCTTCACGACGGACGTTAGCACCCGCCGTGTGTCTCCCGTGATAACATTCTCCGGTATTCGCAGTTTGCATCGGGTTGGTAAGCCGGGATGGCCCCCTAGCCGAAACAGTGCTCTACCCCCGGAGATGAGTTCACGAGGCGCTACCTAAATAGCTTTCGGGGAGAACCAGCTATCTCCCGGTTTGATTGGCCTTTCACCCCCAGCCACAGGTCATCCGCTAATTTTTCAACATTAGTCGGTTCGGTCCTCCAGTTAGTGTTACCCAACCTTCAACCTGCCCATGGCTAGATCACCGGGTTTCGGGTCTATACCCTGCAACTTAACGCCCAGTTAAGACTCGGTTTCCCTGCGGCTCCCCTATACGGTTAACCTTGCTACAGAATATAAGTCGCTGACCCATTATACAAAAGGTACGCAGTCACACCACGAAGGTGCTCCCACTGCTTGTACGTACACGGTTTCAGGTTCTGTTTCACTCCCCTCGCCGGGGTTCTTTTCGCCTTTCCCTCACGGTACTGGTTCACTATCGGTCAGTCAGGAGTATTTAGCCTTGGAGGATGGTCCCCCCATATTCAGACAGGATGTCACGTGTCCCGCCCTACTCATCGAACTCACAGCAAGTGCCTTTTTGTGTACGGGGCTGTCACCCTTTACTGCGCGACTTTCCAGACGCTTCCACTAAGGCACAAACTGATTCAGGTTCTGGGCTGTTCCCCGTTCGCTCGCCGCTACTGGGGGAATCTCGGTTGATTTCTTTTCCTCGGGGTACTTAGATGTTTCAGTTCCCCCGGTTCGCCTCATGCCACTATGTATTCATGACATGATAGTGCAACGGATTGCACTGGGTTTCCCCATTCGGGTATCGTCGGTTGTTGCGGTTCATATCACCTTACCGACGCTTATCGCAGATTAGCACGCCCTTCATCGCCTCTGACTGCCTGGGCATCCACCGTGTACGCTTAGTCGCTTAACCTCACAACCCACAAGCGTCCCTCTCCGGTTCACGTAATGGCTGCGCGTCGTGACGGCGGCGTTATGCAGTGCTCGCAATGCTCATGGACTCAAGTCCACTCCGCGTTGCTGCGCGCTGACGCCTTGCCTTCACTTAGCTCGCTCATTACTCAACCTGAGTAAGAGACCCTTTCGGGTGCAAGTATTTGAGAGACTCGAACATATCGTGGCTTCATTCTGATTACGGAGAATGAACACGACACGTCGTTTCAATTTTCAGCTTGTTCCGGATTGTTAAAGAGCATAATACTTCGCAGCATACTGTTAAACAGTACGCTCTGAAGTATTGAATGAAGAAAAACCATATGGTGGAGCTAAGCGGGATCGAACCGCTGACCTCCTGCGTGCAAGGCAGGCGCTCTCCCAGCTGAGCTATAGCCCCATACGGTCTTACAGAAACCTTTGTCTACCAGGAGTCATTTTCTTCTGTAATAAGAAGGAAAATGTTAATTTTTACTCAGGCAAGGCATGCGGGTGGGAAGTTTACTACAGTAAACGACCGAGTGCATATCGCAGCATGAGAAGAAATTTGGTAGGCCTGAGTGGACTTGAACCACCGACCTCACCCTTATCAGGGGTGCGCTCTAACCACCTGAGCTACAAGCCTGTAGAGGTTTTTCTGCTCGTTACTTTTTATCAGACAATCTGTGTGGACACTGCGCCGGAAGGTATCTTCAGGTAAGGAGGTGATCCAACCGCAGGTTCCCCTACGGTTACCTTGTTACGACTTCACCCCAGTCATGAATCACAAAGTGGTAAGCGCCCTCCCGAAGGTTAAGCTACCTACTTCTTTTGCAACCCACTCCCATGGTGTGACGGGCGGTGTGTACAAGGCCCGGGAACGTATTCACCGTAGCATTCTGATCTACGATTACTAGCGATTCCGACTTCACGGAGTCGAGTTGCAGACTCCGATCCGGACTACGACGCACTTTATGAGGTCCGCTTGCTCTCGCGAGGTCGCTTCTCTTTGTATGCGCCATTGTAGCACGTGTGTAGCCCTGGCCGTAAGGGCCATGATGACTTGACGTCATCCCCACCTTCCTCCGGTTTATCACCGGCAGTCTCCTTTGAGTTCCCGACCGAATCGCTGGCAACAAAGGATAAGGGTTGCGCTCGTTGCGGGACTTAACCCAACATTTCACAACACGAGCTGACGACAGCCATGCAGCACCTGTCTCACGGTTCCCGAAGGCACTTCCGCATCTCTGCAGAATTCCGTGGATGTCAAGGCCAGGTAAGGTTCTTCGCGTTGCATCGAATTAAACCACATGCTCCACCGCTTGTGCGGGCCCCCGTCAATTCATTTGAGTTTTAACCTTGCGGCCGTACTCCCCAGGCGGTCGACTTAACGCGTTAGCTCCGGAAGCCACTCCTCAAGGGAACAGCCTCCAAGTCGACATCGTTTACGGCGTGGACTACCAGGGTATCTAATCCTGTTTGCTCCCCACGCTTTCGCACCTGAGCGTCAGTCTTCGTCCAGGGGGCCGCCTTCGCCACCGGTATTCCTCCAGATCTCTACGCATTTCACCGCTACACCTGGAATTCTACCCCCCTCTACGAGACTCTAGCCTGCCAGTTTCGAATGCAGTTCCCAGGTTAAGCCCGGGGATTTCACATCCGACTTGACAGACCGCCTGCGTGCGCTTTACGCCCAGTAATTCCGATTAACGCTTGCACCCTCCGTATTACCGCGGCTGCTGGCACGGAGTTAGCCGGTGCTTCTTCTGCGGGTAACGTCAATGCAGGAGGTTATTAACCTCTCACCCTTCCTCCCCGCTGAAAGTACTTTACAACCCGAAGGCCTTCTTCATACACGCGGCATGGCTGCATCAGGCTTGCGCCCATTGTGCAATATTCCCCACTGCTGCCTCCCGTAGGAGTCTGGACCGTGTCTCAGTTCCAGTGTGGCTGGTCATCCTCTCAGACCAGCTAGGGATCGTCGCCTAGGTGAGCCGTTACCCCACCTACCAGCTAATCCCATCTGGGCACATCCGATGGTGTGAGGCCCGAAGGTCCCCCACTTTGGTCCGTAGACGTTATGCGGTATTAGCTACCGTTTCCAGTAGTTATCCCCCTCCATCGGGCAGTTTCCCAGACATTACTCACCCGTCCGCCACTCGTCACCCAAGAGCAAGCTCTCTGTGCTACCGTTCGACTTGCATGTGTTAGGCCTGCCGCCAGCGTTCAATCTGAGCCATGATCAAACTCTTCAATTAAAAGTTCGATTTGCTGAAACCAGTCCAGCGATGCTCAATCGTAAAACGTCATAATGAATTTCATTATGTGTTCACTCTTAAGACTTGATATTTTTTTGACGCCCGGAAGCGTCTGATATCAATCCTGCGAGTGCCCACACAGATTGTCTGATAAATTGTTAAAGAGCGGTGCGCACAGTGCCTTGGCATCCTGTCGCGAGGTGGCGTATATTACGCTTTCCTCCTCCGGAGTCAACCTCTTTTACAGAAGTTTTTCCAGGCGGTTCAGAACTTCCTGAACCTCTCAACACGCCGGCCGGTAAGCCGTTGTTCCATGTCAGTGGAGGCGCATTATAGGGAGTTTCTCACGGCTGACAAGTGTTTATTGTAGAAAAATGACTGAGCGAGTGTTTTTTCCTCAAAAGCCTTAAAAGCAACCATTTTCGGAGTAATAAACCAGCATTACAGGCCTGAAAAGTGTTAATACGTAGCGCTACGAGCCAAAGCGAGATGCTATTCTTTTTTATGACAGGAAATTCACATGCCCATCAGACGAACACAAAGGACAACCAATGATTAAATCCGCGCGCAGTATGGCCGGACTACCGTGGATTGCCGCAATGGCTTTCTTTATCCAGGCGCTGGATGCCACCATCCTTAATACCGCTCTGCCAGCCATCGCTCAAAGTCTCGAACGCTCCCCGCTGGCAATGCAGTCCACTATTATCAGCTACACCTTAACCGTTGCTATGCTCATCCCGGTCAGTGGATGGCTGGCCGATCGTTTTGGCACGCGCAAAGTGTTTATTAGCGCAGTCTTTCTGTTCTCTCTGGGTTCACTGGCCTGCGCCCTGTCCGGTTCCCTGTGGATGTTGATTACCTCGCGTATCGTACAAGGGGTTGGCGGCGCTATGATGATGCCGGTGGCACGTCTGGCACTGTTGCGTGCCTATCCGCGTAGCGAGCTGCTTCCGGTTCTCAACTTTGTTACTATGCCTGGGCTTATTGGCCCGGTGCTTGGCCCATTGCTCGGTGGCGTGCTGGTGACCTGGGCCACGTGGAACTGGATTTTCCTGATTAACATTCCTATTGGCGTTGTCGGCATCTTCTTCGCGCGCAAATATATGCCGGACTTCACCACGCCGAAACGCCGCTTTGATGTTCTGGGATTCCTGCTGTTTGGTTTGGGACTGGTAGGCATCTCCTGTGGTATCGAGCTATTTGGCGAGCGCGTTGTGTCCAGCCTGATTGCGCTAATGGTGCTGCTGGCAGGGATAGCATTACTGCTGCTTTATATAGTCCATGCCCGGCGACATCCCTCTCCGATGATCCCACTGCCTATATTTAAGACACGCACGTTTTCCGTTGGCATCGTCGGCAACATTTTCTCGCGCCTGGGCACCGGCTGCGTTCCGTTTCTCATGCCATTGATGCTGCAGGTCGGCTTTGGTTATACGGCGTTGCTGGCTGGCTGCATGATGGCCCCTACTGCGCTTGGCTCGGTATTGGCTAAGTCGACGGTGACGAGCGTACTGCGCGGGTTTGGTTACCGCAAAACGCTGGTCGGCATTAGCGTGATAATTGGCGTACTGGTGGCATCTTTCTCTTTACAGACGGAGAACTGGAATATTTTAGTCTTACTGATCCCGCTGTTTGTTCTGGGGGTGGTGATGTCGACTCAATTTACGGCGATGAACACTATCACCCTGGCCGATTTGAACGACGGTAATGCTAGCAGCGGCAACAGTCTGCTGGCCGTGACTCAGCAGTTGGCTATTAGTTTTGGCGTGGCGGTCAGCGCCGCGGTGCTGCGGTTTTATGAAGACTTTGGTGGCGGCACATTGTATCAATTCCATGCTACTTTCCTGACCATGGGCATCATTACCGTGCTGTCAGGGCTGGTATTTCTGCTGTTGAAGCCAGGAGACGGCGGTAATCTGATTAGCGATCGCAAGAAGAAAACTTAGATTTCACCGACCGAGGCGCGTTCAATTAATTCCGGCGTCAGTACCAGCAGCTGCGTCTCAGCCATCGGATCGGCCAGACGGTGCAGCAGGGCATCAATCGCCAGCTCCCCCAATTCGTCTTTGGGCTGATGAACGGTCGTGAGCGGCGGGGTCATGTAACGCGCCAGCTCAATATCGTCATAGCCCACTACCGCCATCTCCTGCGGGATGCTCATTCCCGCCTGGTATAAGGCATGATAAACCCCGACCGCCATGGCATCATTACAGGCAAATACTGCCTGTGGCGCTGGGCGGAGCGCCAGCAGCTCATTCATGGCGTTGAAACCGCCCTGAAACTCAAAGTCACTGCTCACCATATAATCTGCCGGAATGCTCAACCCGGCGTGTTCCATCGCCTGCTGATAACCTTTAAGGCGCATGCGTGCCGGGGTCTTATCCAGCGGACCCGTGATGCAGGCAATACGCGTATAGCCCCGGGAGATCAGGTAGCGAGTCGCCATTTTCCCACCTAACAGCGCGTTATCCTGAATAATGTCTTTACTGCATTTGAACGGCGCC
Proteins encoded:
- a CDS encoding DHA2 family efflux MFS transporter permease subunit produces the protein MIKSARSMAGLPWIAAMAFFIQALDATILNTALPAIAQSLERSPLAMQSTIISYTLTVAMLIPVSGWLADRFGTRKVFISAVFLFSLGSLACALSGSLWMLITSRIVQGVGGAMMMPVARLALLRAYPRSELLPVLNFVTMPGLIGPVLGPLLGGVLVTWATWNWIFLINIPIGVVGIFFARKYMPDFTTPKRRFDVLGFLLFGLGLVGISCGIELFGERVVSSLIALMVLLAGIALLLLYIVHARRHPSPMIPLPIFKTRTFSVGIVGNIFSRLGTGCVPFLMPLMLQVGFGYTALLAGCMMAPTALGSVLAKSTVTSVLRGFGYRKTLVGISVIIGVLVASFSLQTENWNILVLLIPLFVLGVVMSTQFTAMNTITLADLNDGNASSGNSLLAVTQQLAISFGVAVSAAVLRFYEDFGGGTLYQFHATFLTMGIITVLSGLVFLLLKPGDGGNLISDRKKKT
- the rbsR gene encoding ribose operon transcriptional repressor RbsR — translated: MATMKDVARLAGVSTSTVSYVINNNRFVSPAVREKVTLAVRQLNYAPSALARSLKLNQTRTIGMLLTASSNPFYSEVVRGVERSCYERGYSLVLCNTEGDEERMNHSLETLMQKRVDGLLIMCTESHLPSTDILSRYPGVPAVMMDWAPFKCSKDIIQDNALLGGKMATRYLISRGYTRIACITGPLDKTPARMRLKGYQQAMEHAGLSIPADYMVSSDFEFQGGFNAMNELLALRPAPQAVFACNDAMAVGVYHALYQAGMSIPQEMAVVGYDDIELARYMTPPLTTVHQPKDELGELAIDALLHRLADPMAETQLLVLTPELIERASVGEI